The following coding sequences lie in one Arachis ipaensis cultivar K30076 chromosome B03, Araip1.1, whole genome shotgun sequence genomic window:
- the LOC107631395 gene encoding uncharacterized protein LOC107631395: MSVEIIDGTTITSFVEDEEAFSASVSDLFAELDADKDGLLSYMEMVKELQRLRVMETHFGVDVKRDPEEVARVYESLFVQFDHDMNGRVDEDEFKKETKKMLLAIANGLGSLPVQMALEHDSLLLKAVKHEYSCAAASANNNLLANAA; encoded by the coding sequence ATGAGCGTAGAAATCATAGACGGCACCACCATCACCAGCTTCGTGGAAGACGAGGAGGCCTTCTCCGCGTCAGTGAGCGATCTCTTCGCTGAACTGGATGCGGACAAAGACGGCCTCCTATCTTACATGGAGATGGTGAAGGAGCTCCAGAGGCTGAGGGTGATGGAGACGCACTTCGGCGTGGACGTGAAGCGCGATCCCGAGGAGGTGGCGCGTGTGTACGAGTCGCTGTTCGTGCAGTTTGACCACGACATGAATGGGAGAGTggatgaggatgagttcaagaaGGAAACAAAGAAGATGCTTCTGGCCATAGCGAATGGGCTTGGATCGTTGCCGGTTCAGATGGCACTTGAACATGATAGTCTACTCTTGAAGGCGGTCAAACATGAATATTCTTGTGCTGCTGCTTCTGCTAATAATAATCTTCTTGCTAATGCTGCttag
- the LOC107631394 gene encoding uncharacterized protein LOC107631394 codes for MSVEIIDGTTITSFMEDEEVFSTSVSDLFAELDADKDGLLSYTEMVKELQRLRVMETHFGVDVKHDPEEVARVYESLFVQFDHDMNGRVDEDEFKKETKKMLLAMANGLGSLSVQMALEHDSLLLKAVKREYSCAAASANNNFLANAA; via the coding sequence ATGAGCGTAGAAATCATAGACGGCACCACCATCACCAGCTTCATGGAAGACGAGGAGGTCTTCTCCACGTCAGTGAGCGACCTCTTCGCTGAACTGGATGCGGACAAAGACGGCCTCCTATCTTACACGGAGATGGTGAAGGAGCTCCAGAGGCTGAGGGTGATGGAGACGCACTTCGGCGTGGACGTGAAGCACGATCCCGAGGAGGTGGCGCGTGTGTACGAGTCGCTGTTCGTACAATTTGACCACGACATGAATGGGAGAGTggatgaggatgagttcaagaaGGAAACAAAGAAGATGCTTCTGGCCATGGCGAATGGGCTTGGATCGTTGTCGGTTCAGATGGCACTTGAACATGACAGTCTACTCTTGAAGGCTGTCAAACGTGAATATTCCTGTGCTGCTGCTTCTGCTAATAATAATTTTCTTGCTAATGCTGCttag
- the LOC107631393 gene encoding uncharacterized protein At5g65660 isoform X2 has protein sequence MEGQDLSPPQVDASRPSLGFPLGTALLLIIIFTLSGVFSCCYHWDKFRSFRQSQFPSSPTKSNLNEPKKQNREESLPVLMPGDQLPKFIAMPCPCQPPRTHKEHEDNTVIVRVEKPLQLPAIPLYL, from the exons ATGGAAGGGCAAGATCTGTCGCCACCACAAGTGGACGCATCTCGACCGTCGCTGGGTTTCCCTCTAGGCACTGCCCTCCTTCTGATCATCATATTCACCCTCAGCGGCGTCTTCTCCTGCTGCTACCATTGGGATAAGTTCCGCTCCTTCcgtcaatcccaattcccttccTCTCCTACCAAATCCAACCTCAAC GAACCGAAGAAGCAAAACAGGGAAGAAAGCTTGCCGGTGTTGATGCCAGGGGACCAGCTTCCCAAGTTCATTGCGATGCCTTGCCCCTGCCAGCCGCCGCGGACTCACAAGGAGCACGAAGACAACACCGTCATTGTGAGGGTGGAGAAGCCACTGCAGCTGCCGGCCATCCCTTTATATTTGTGA
- the LOC107631393 gene encoding uncharacterized protein At5g65660 isoform X1 codes for MEGQDLSPPQVDASRPSLGFPLGTALLLIIIFTLSGVFSCCYHWDKFRSFRQSQFPSSPTKSNLNQEPKKQNREESLPVLMPGDQLPKFIAMPCPCQPPRTHKEHEDNTVIVRVEKPLQLPAIPLYL; via the exons ATGGAAGGGCAAGATCTGTCGCCACCACAAGTGGACGCATCTCGACCGTCGCTGGGTTTCCCTCTAGGCACTGCCCTCCTTCTGATCATCATATTCACCCTCAGCGGCGTCTTCTCCTGCTGCTACCATTGGGATAAGTTCCGCTCCTTCcgtcaatcccaattcccttccTCTCCTACCAAATCCAACCTCAAC CAGGAACCGAAGAAGCAAAACAGGGAAGAAAGCTTGCCGGTGTTGATGCCAGGGGACCAGCTTCCCAAGTTCATTGCGATGCCTTGCCCCTGCCAGCCGCCGCGGACTCACAAGGAGCACGAAGACAACACCGTCATTGTGAGGGTGGAGAAGCCACTGCAGCTGCCGGCCATCCCTTTATATTTGTGA